Proteins co-encoded in one Polluticoccus soli genomic window:
- a CDS encoding endonuclease MutS2, translating to MQLYPAHAAEALEFNKVCQLLKQHCRTDAARERVEELRFHTRLDYVERELQHTNEFKWVLKGSDYFPNDFTRNVQKELRLLAVPGAVLTGEQLLAFRNLALNIRDILLWFKRHDKLFQHLREIAEKISYQKEIPDTISAVIDDNGQVRDTASRELMQIRAELSSARQNLRKVFESVLRKLNKQGYLADISEGFLNGRRTVAINAEHKRIVKGILHGESESSRTVFIEPEETIELNNEIFSLERAESREIHRILAQTTATLSVYAPQLEGYYHLCGIYDFIRAKALLAIDMNAEMPRLSPHPGVHLVKAHHPLLYLHNKQTGKPVIPLYITLDRNQRVLIISGPNAGGKTVSMKTVGLLQLMAQAGLLIPADPQSEIGIFKQLMIHIGDTQSIEHELSTYSAHLRDMKYFMDFANGKTLFFIDELGSGSDPNLGGAFAEAIVEELAHRHALGIITTHYLNLKVMAGKVQGIVNGAMAFDEEHLEPLYQLTVGKPGSSYTFAIAQRSGLAPKIIERARQITDRGHFKLDKMLHQTEQQSQKLKEKEKEVDRLLKENERLKQNYEELTDKEKLKQHYNTLKLQNQIKKEELDYLRDMERKFKQIIHDWKKAENKQDVIKAAENVLFRKKQIQANAAMAQKADKNYEVVGSEPQVGDLVRNKINHQVGTLKEVRDKRGIVNIGKMPFNVNLEEWIVVRKKSNNEGKKKKKNQS from the coding sequence ATGCAATTGTACCCGGCTCACGCCGCAGAGGCACTGGAATTTAACAAAGTATGTCAGTTACTGAAACAACATTGCCGCACTGATGCCGCCCGCGAACGGGTGGAAGAGCTGCGTTTTCATACCAGGCTTGATTATGTAGAAAGAGAGCTGCAGCACACCAACGAATTTAAATGGGTGCTGAAAGGCAGTGATTATTTCCCCAACGATTTTACAAGGAATGTACAAAAGGAACTGAGGCTGCTGGCCGTACCCGGAGCGGTACTGACTGGCGAGCAATTGCTGGCCTTCCGCAACCTGGCCCTCAACATCCGCGACATACTGCTGTGGTTCAAGCGACACGACAAACTGTTCCAACACTTGCGGGAGATAGCTGAAAAGATCAGCTACCAGAAAGAGATACCTGATACCATCTCAGCAGTAATAGACGATAATGGCCAGGTGCGCGATACCGCTTCGCGCGAGCTGATGCAGATACGCGCAGAGCTGAGCAGCGCCCGCCAGAACCTGCGGAAAGTTTTTGAATCTGTATTGCGCAAGCTGAACAAACAGGGCTACCTCGCTGATATTTCAGAAGGCTTTTTGAATGGAAGAAGAACGGTTGCCATCAATGCCGAGCACAAACGTATCGTTAAGGGCATCCTTCATGGCGAGAGCGAATCATCACGCACCGTGTTCATCGAGCCGGAGGAAACTATAGAACTTAACAACGAGATCTTTTCACTGGAACGGGCTGAAAGCCGGGAAATACACCGCATACTGGCACAAACCACCGCTACCCTATCGGTATATGCGCCACAGCTGGAAGGTTACTACCATCTTTGCGGCATTTACGATTTCATTCGTGCGAAGGCGCTGCTGGCTATTGACATGAATGCAGAAATGCCTCGCCTTAGTCCACACCCCGGTGTACACCTAGTCAAGGCGCATCACCCGCTGCTATACTTGCATAACAAGCAAACCGGCAAACCGGTCATACCATTATATATTACCCTCGACCGCAACCAACGCGTGCTCATCATTAGCGGACCGAACGCCGGAGGTAAGACAGTATCGATGAAGACGGTGGGCTTGTTGCAGCTGATGGCACAAGCCGGGTTATTGATACCTGCTGATCCACAGTCGGAGATAGGCATCTTCAAGCAATTGATGATACATATTGGCGACACACAGTCGATAGAACATGAGCTGAGTACTTACAGCGCCCACCTGCGCGACATGAAATACTTCATGGACTTTGCGAACGGCAAGACACTGTTTTTTATAGATGAACTAGGTAGCGGCTCTGACCCAAACCTGGGTGGCGCATTTGCTGAAGCTATAGTAGAAGAACTGGCACACAGGCATGCACTGGGTATTATCACGACCCACTACTTGAACCTGAAGGTAATGGCCGGCAAAGTGCAAGGCATTGTAAACGGTGCCATGGCATTCGACGAAGAACACCTGGAGCCTCTTTACCAACTCACAGTGGGCAAGCCAGGAAGTTCGTACACCTTTGCTATTGCGCAACGTAGCGGATTGGCGCCGAAGATCATTGAGCGCGCACGCCAGATAACCGACCGCGGCCACTTTAAGCTCGATAAAATGCTGCACCAGACCGAGCAGCAATCGCAAAAGCTGAAGGAAAAAGAAAAAGAAGTAGACAGGCTGCTAAAGGAAAATGAAAGACTGAAACAGAACTACGAGGAGCTGACCGATAAAGAGAAACTGAAGCAACACTACAACACGCTCAAGCTGCAAAACCAGATCAAGAAAGAAGAACTGGACTACCTGCGTGATATGGAACGCAAGTTCAAACAGATCATCCACGACTGGAAGAAAGCAGAGAACAAACAGGACGTGATAAAGGCAGCGGAAAATGTGCTATTTCGTAAGAAACAGATACAGGCTAATGCCGCCATGGCCCAAAAAGCCGATAAGAACTACGAGGTAGTAGGCAGCGAGCCACAGGTGGGCGACCTGGTGCGCAACAAGATCAACCACCAGGTGGGCACACTAAAAGAAGTACGTGATAAACGTGGTATTGTGAACATTGGCAAGATGCCATTTAACGTAAACCTGGAAGAGTGGATAGTAGTAAGGAAGAAAAGTAATAATGAGGGTAAGAAAAAGAAGAAAAACCAATCGTAA
- a CDS encoding tetratricopeptide repeat protein gives MLRETTLLLVLSFSVFVKQSAAQNIQQELDSLTTVLKSAKQDTAKVSLLVAISRNYYRTDPAKGVECGKKALALANELDYDYGVMTANNAIGRCYAVQDDLTEALQHFQATLTMARKLNDEEFTGNALLAMGLVYSSNHEPQKALDYFQQARKIYETLGIPRVSLVINGIGNCYMYMNDYEPALNYFLQGIKIEEQLKSATPLLATMLANAGGASLGLKKYNEALSFLFKALELQKNMGNTSSTASTLNNIGNAYLAMGKNPSNSFPDSLRNKEVNFQKALHYEKQALAVCEELGIRDKLVDVYATTSNIYRMQGNLSEGLVYFDKYDALKDTLARENNEKEFAKIEAEFRVQKMTDSLKYLATLNEHEAAERKLERNGSIVVLSLASIISLLLVNRQKLKQMQGRKMAEAERMRAEDMAKQQLADFTQSIQEKNALIEKFSAEITRYQASAYNELPEQDSSLEELQSSVILTEEQWVNFQSLFDKVHQGYIGRTKEKYPALTAAELRFIVLSRLELSNKEMAAMLGVSLEAVRTNKHRLLKKLSLPEGVSLYDTVHAI, from the coding sequence ATGCTAAGAGAGACCACGTTACTCCTGGTTCTATCATTTTCTGTCTTTGTGAAGCAGTCTGCTGCGCAGAACATACAGCAGGAGCTTGACTCACTCACGACAGTATTAAAATCTGCAAAACAAGACACGGCAAAGGTTTCGTTACTAGTGGCTATCTCTCGCAATTACTATAGAACTGACCCGGCCAAAGGTGTAGAATGTGGCAAAAAGGCCTTGGCACTGGCTAACGAACTTGACTACGATTATGGTGTTATGACAGCAAATAATGCCATCGGTCGCTGTTATGCTGTTCAAGACGATCTGACCGAAGCGCTGCAGCATTTCCAGGCTACACTTACCATGGCAAGGAAGCTTAATGATGAAGAATTCACTGGAAATGCGCTCCTTGCAATGGGATTAGTTTATAGCTCCAACCATGAACCACAAAAAGCGCTCGACTATTTTCAGCAGGCAAGAAAAATATACGAGACCCTCGGTATCCCCAGAGTATCGCTCGTGATAAATGGCATCGGGAACTGTTATATGTACATGAACGACTACGAACCGGCGTTAAACTATTTTCTGCAAGGCATAAAGATCGAAGAACAGCTCAAATCCGCTACTCCGCTGCTGGCTACAATGCTTGCAAATGCCGGAGGCGCTAGTCTTGGCCTAAAGAAATACAACGAAGCACTGAGTTTTCTGTTTAAAGCGCTGGAACTACAAAAAAACATGGGCAATACCAGCAGTACAGCCAGCACGTTAAACAATATTGGCAATGCATACCTGGCCATGGGGAAAAACCCCAGCAATTCTTTTCCCGACAGCCTTAGAAATAAGGAGGTCAATTTTCAGAAAGCACTTCATTATGAGAAACAGGCGCTGGCTGTTTGCGAAGAACTCGGCATTCGCGATAAGCTTGTAGATGTATATGCGACAACATCCAACATCTACCGAATGCAAGGCAACCTAAGCGAAGGACTTGTGTACTTTGATAAATATGACGCCCTGAAGGACACACTGGCCCGTGAAAATAACGAGAAGGAATTTGCAAAGATCGAAGCGGAGTTCCGGGTACAAAAAATGACCGACTCACTCAAATACCTTGCGACGCTGAACGAACATGAAGCCGCAGAGCGTAAACTGGAGCGTAACGGATCAATAGTGGTATTGAGTTTGGCGAGCATCATTAGCCTGCTGTTGGTAAACCGCCAGAAACTGAAGCAAATGCAGGGTCGTAAAATGGCCGAGGCCGAGCGCATGCGCGCCGAGGATATGGCTAAACAACAGCTGGCCGACTTCACTCAAAGCATACAGGAGAAAAACGCACTGATCGAAAAATTTTCTGCAGAGATCACCCGCTACCAGGCTTCTGCCTACAACGAACTACCTGAACAAGACAGTTCGCTGGAAGAACTGCAAAGTTCCGTGATCCTGACAGAGGAGCAATGGGTGAACTTCCAATCGCTTTTCGACAAAGTGCACCAGGGTTATATTGGCCGTACTAAAGAAAAATATCCCGCGCTTACGGCGGCGGAATTACGTTTTATAGTATTGAGCAGACTTGAACTCAGCAACAAGGAAATGGCAGCCATGCTGGGCGTAAGCCTTGAAGCAGTACGCACCAACAAACACCGCCTGCTCAAAAAACTGAGTTTACCCGAAGGCGTTTCGCTCTACGATACAGTACACGCGATATAA
- a CDS encoding cation:proton antiporter, producing the protein MELRAPVILILLSSIVILSYLFNLLSKKTRLPSVLMLIATGIGIKYLAAHYGFAGADVTKLVKILGATGLIMIVLEAALDLKLGRDKLRLIGDSFFSALFIFLFSAFGIGILIMQWLHVSFELAFLYAIPMSIISSAIIIPSTSHFEEKRKEFIIYESSFSDIVGILAFNYMLAPNVVSLVTAGRFFVNVGLVILLSLAATFLLLYIILNIKVGLKFFLIFSVLSFLYGLGELIHLPSLMIVLVFGLVINNYNLLLNTKFIRRFDTTGIDGVLETMRSITAETSFLIRTFFFILFGYTIDLSVLMQPDVWELGSIIIIILLLVRYFYLRVILKTPAFPMLLLMPRGLVTILLFYSIPVSKSIGGFNNGILFFVVAVSSILMMFGLLFSKDNGQYLEKSEEAI; encoded by the coding sequence ATGGAATTGCGTGCACCAGTCATATTAATATTACTGAGTAGCATTGTCATACTCAGCTACCTGTTCAACCTCCTCAGCAAGAAAACACGGCTACCATCAGTGTTAATGCTGATAGCAACGGGCATTGGTATTAAATACCTGGCCGCCCACTATGGCTTTGCAGGAGCAGACGTAACCAAGCTTGTGAAGATATTGGGTGCGACGGGGCTTATTATGATCGTGTTGGAGGCAGCATTGGATCTTAAGCTGGGACGCGACAAACTGCGCCTTATTGGCGATTCGTTTTTCTCCGCCTTGTTCATTTTCCTTTTTTCTGCTTTTGGCATTGGCATACTCATCATGCAATGGCTGCATGTGTCATTCGAGCTAGCCTTCCTTTATGCCATACCCATGAGTATCATCAGCAGTGCTATCATCATCCCAAGCACAAGTCATTTTGAAGAAAAAAGGAAAGAGTTTATCATTTATGAATCTTCATTCTCAGACATCGTAGGTATCCTCGCATTTAATTATATGCTTGCGCCTAATGTTGTCAGCCTGGTAACCGCAGGGCGTTTTTTTGTTAATGTAGGGTTGGTCATACTGCTCTCGCTGGCTGCAACTTTTCTGCTTCTATATATAATTCTCAACATAAAGGTGGGCTTAAAATTCTTCCTGATATTTTCTGTGCTGAGTTTTCTGTATGGCCTCGGCGAATTGATACATTTGCCATCCTTGATGATCGTACTCGTTTTTGGACTGGTGATCAACAATTACAATCTCCTTCTGAATACGAAATTCATCAGGCGGTTCGACACTACAGGCATTGACGGCGTGCTGGAAACGATGAGGTCGATAACAGCAGAAACATCCTTTCTCATTCGTACATTTTTCTTCATACTCTTCGGTTATACTATTGACCTTAGTGTTCTTATGCAGCCTGATGTTTGGGAGCTCGGATCAATAATTATTATCATCCTGCTATTAGTACGCTACTTCTATCTCCGTGTCATTTTGAAAACTCCTGCATTTCCGATGCTATTGCTGATGCCTCGCGGCCTGGTGACCATACTATTATTCTATAGCATTCCTGTTAGTAAAAGCATTGGCGGATTCAACAATGGGATATTATTCTTTGTAGTAGCTGTAAGCAGTATATTGATGATGTTCGGCTTGCTCTTCAGCAAGGATAACGGACAATACCTGGAAAAGTCTGAAGAAGCCATATAA
- a CDS encoding pyridoxamine 5'-phosphate oxidase family protein yields the protein MVSKLSTEEIREFIGDNNIARLGCNDGERTYVVPINYLYFDSYFLCFSLDGMKIEMMRDHPLVCLEIDRITNVKDWVCVLAFGRYEEITDPAGRAEAKEYFIKDYLRLRAEQTEPAPESSRPSAELHHKEVVYYRIQIEELSGRYAKHL from the coding sequence ATGGTGTCAAAACTATCAACTGAAGAGATCCGCGAATTCATAGGCGACAACAATATTGCACGGCTGGGTTGCAACGATGGTGAGCGTACTTATGTCGTGCCCATCAATTATTTATACTTCGACAGCTACTTCCTGTGCTTCTCACTGGACGGCATGAAGATCGAAATGATGCGGGATCACCCACTGGTGTGTCTTGAAATAGACCGAATCACCAATGTCAAAGATTGGGTATGTGTTCTGGCATTCGGTCGCTACGAAGAAATTACTGATCCTGCAGGCAGAGCCGAGGCAAAAGAGTATTTCATCAAAGACTATCTCCGGCTAAGAGCTGAACAAACCGAACCAGCACCTGAATCTTCGCGCCCGTCTGCTGAGTTACACCATAAAGAGGTCGTTTACTACCGGATACAAATAGAAGAGCTTTCCGGACGATACGCTAAGCATCTATAA
- a CDS encoding PH domain-containing protein, with product MLLAIILVILIAIALVLLLGKRQRYTYDDDGIVIHGSVNKKIFYRDMLEARKISWDSLGPTMKFGLRMPGTLYGSFHFHELGEVVVSVNDDRKMVFIRTRDAHYIISPEDPAAFIKHAGH from the coding sequence ATGCTGCTTGCAATCATACTGGTCATACTGATAGCCATCGCGCTTGTATTGCTGCTAGGCAAGAGGCAACGCTATACATACGATGATGACGGCATTGTGATACATGGTTCGGTCAACAAAAAGATATTTTACCGCGACATGCTCGAAGCGAGAAAGATAAGCTGGGACTCGCTTGGACCAACCATGAAATTTGGCCTGCGCATGCCGGGCACGCTATACGGATCGTTTCATTTTCACGAGCTGGGCGAAGTGGTAGTAAGTGTAAACGATGACCGTAAGATGGTCTTCATTCGCACGCGCGATGCACACTACATCATCAGTCCTGAAGACCCCGCAGCTTTTATTAAACACGCCGGGCACTAA
- a CDS encoding PAS domain S-box protein gives MTIHADSKLSLDIIQYLGEVVAEVSADGMIHDVRMRNTDKYPGEEERYRGNKLSDIHPAEVADKFTALIKKALRTGESQYLEFQTSYKKQPVIYSVRILPQHADEHLAYFIIDDITSKDRLELMENKWKMALDASGDGMWDYNLQANTIYFSDRWHEIFGYSKDEISGSVEKWTSKVDLQDVEESARLFEGCVKGETNTYSSEFKMKCKDGSYKWVLSRGVVISRTPDGKPLRMIGTHTDITARKSAEQSRNDFEEQLQSQKDFYEQILNWLPGDIAVLDKDYRFMYLNERSVKDPEVRKWMIGKTDFDYCRERNRPLDIAQGRKQRYDEVRNTGRQQEWEERFTTAEGDTNYKLRRLQPVMDEQGDLRLMVGYGVDITEKVRTEEALRTSNEMFTSAFDSSGIGMALVSPFGKWLNVNNSVCEITGYSKEELLQKTFQEITHPDDLELDLGLLKQMLNKEIEVYNLEKRYISKSKKIVWVLLTVSMVWNADNTPKFVIAQIVDITKRKELTDEINRKNKELEATKVSLINKIQQLEELNYIIAHNLRGPARNINMLASALSAKHGGTHDEESLVIAEAFTDQEAISLMVEGAKALTENLDTLMEVAKISLNKKIQYDDCNVEQMVQNITSQLSGVMYEKHARITTKLAIKDISYPSVYLESILYNFISNAIKYSRKDVAPEIIVSTTKMQGRVVLSVKDNGLGIDLDRYGDRLFKLNQVFHHGFDSKGVGLFLTKSQIEALGGSVEVKSMVNEGTEFIVTL, from the coding sequence ATGACCATCCATGCTGATAGTAAGCTTTCGTTAGATATCATTCAATACCTTGGCGAGGTAGTGGCAGAAGTGTCTGCAGACGGCATGATACACGACGTGCGTATGCGCAATACGGACAAATATCCGGGTGAAGAAGAGCGATACCGCGGCAATAAACTGTCGGATATTCACCCTGCAGAAGTAGCGGATAAGTTTACTGCGCTGATAAAAAAGGCGTTACGTACCGGGGAGAGTCAGTACCTGGAATTTCAAACCTCTTATAAAAAACAGCCTGTTATATACAGTGTGCGCATCCTGCCACAGCACGCCGATGAACACCTGGCTTACTTCATTATTGATGACATTACCAGCAAGGATCGCCTGGAGCTGATGGAGAACAAATGGAAGATGGCGTTGGATGCATCGGGCGATGGTATGTGGGATTATAACCTTCAGGCAAACACGATCTACTTTTCCGACAGGTGGCATGAGATATTTGGTTACTCGAAAGACGAGATATCGGGTAGCGTCGAAAAATGGACGTCGAAAGTGGACCTGCAGGATGTGGAAGAATCTGCCAGGCTGTTTGAAGGCTGCGTAAAAGGCGAAACCAATACATATAGCTCGGAGTTCAAAATGAAGTGCAAGGATGGCAGCTATAAATGGGTGTTGAGCAGGGGAGTGGTCATATCACGTACGCCCGATGGCAAGCCGCTGCGAATGATCGGCACACATACCGATATTACTGCCAGAAAAAGCGCAGAACAATCTCGCAATGATTTTGAAGAACAACTGCAATCACAAAAAGATTTTTACGAACAGATATTGAACTGGCTGCCCGGCGATATTGCGGTGCTCGACAAAGACTATCGATTCATGTACCTGAACGAACGTTCGGTAAAAGACCCTGAGGTCAGGAAATGGATGATCGGTAAAACTGATTTCGACTATTGCCGCGAGCGCAACAGGCCTTTGGACATAGCGCAGGGGCGTAAGCAGCGATACGACGAAGTGAGAAATACCGGCCGGCAACAAGAGTGGGAAGAAAGGTTCACAACAGCTGAGGGAGATACAAATTACAAACTGCGTCGCCTGCAACCTGTGATGGATGAACAGGGCGATCTGCGACTAATGGTGGGTTATGGCGTGGATATTACGGAGAAGGTGAGAACAGAAGAAGCACTCCGCACAAGCAACGAGATGTTCACCAGCGCCTTTGATTCATCTGGTATTGGTATGGCGTTAGTAAGTCCGTTCGGCAAATGGCTGAACGTAAACAACTCTGTTTGTGAGATAACCGGTTATTCTAAAGAAGAGCTATTGCAGAAGACTTTCCAGGAGATCACACACCCCGACGACCTGGAGCTGGATCTGGGTTTGCTGAAGCAGATGCTAAACAAGGAAATAGAGGTCTATAACCTTGAGAAACGATACATATCAAAAAGCAAGAAGATAGTTTGGGTACTGCTCACAGTATCGATGGTGTGGAATGCAGACAATACTCCAAAATTTGTCATAGCACAGATTGTGGACATAACTAAGCGCAAAGAGCTGACTGACGAGATCAATCGGAAAAATAAAGAGTTGGAGGCAACAAAGGTGAGCCTCATTAACAAAATACAACAGCTGGAAGAGCTGAACTACATCATTGCGCACAATTTGCGTGGACCTGCTCGTAATATCAATATGCTGGCTTCGGCACTCAGCGCAAAGCACGGCGGTACGCATGATGAGGAGTCGCTTGTAATAGCAGAGGCATTTACAGACCAGGAAGCGATCAGCCTAATGGTTGAAGGCGCAAAAGCCCTGACGGAAAATCTCGACACCCTGATGGAGGTGGCCAAGATCAGCCTGAATAAAAAGATCCAGTACGATGATTGTAACGTTGAGCAGATGGTGCAGAACATCACCAGCCAGTTAAGTGGTGTGATGTATGAAAAGCACGCACGCATAACGACCAAGCTGGCAATTAAGGATATAAGTTATCCATCAGTATACCTTGAAAGCATCCTTTATAATTTTATCAGCAATGCGATCAAATATTCGCGCAAGGATGTAGCGCCGGAGATCATTGTGAGTACAACGAAAATGCAGGGGAGAGTAGTGCTTTCAGTGAAAGATAATGGACTTGGCATCGATCTTGACCGCTATGGCGACAGGCTGTTTAAACTGAACCAGGTTTTTCACCACGGCTTCGATAGTAAAGGCGTGGGGTTGTTCCTTACCAAGTCTCAAATAGAAGCATTGGGTGGCAGTGTAGAAGTGAAAAGCATGGTGAACGAAGGAACGGAGTTCATTGTGACACTTTAA
- a CDS encoding TfoX/Sxy family protein codes for MAYDEQLADRIRNRLAELPNVEEKAMMGGLCFMYNDKMCVGIFRNELMCRIDPEIVDEVLNKQGCRQMEMNGRTMKGYVLVDETGMHTKKDFNYWIDLCLDFNSRAKSSKKKKK; via the coding sequence ATGGCTTACGATGAACAACTTGCCGACCGCATACGCAACCGCCTGGCAGAATTGCCAAATGTGGAAGAAAAAGCCATGATGGGCGGCCTATGCTTCATGTACAACGACAAGATGTGCGTGGGCATTTTCAGGAATGAACTGATGTGCCGTATTGATCCTGAAATAGTTGACGAGGTTCTCAACAAACAAGGCTGTCGCCAAATGGAAATGAACGGCCGCACAATGAAAGGCTATGTGTTGGTAGACGAGACCGGCATGCACACAAAAAAAGACTTCAACTATTGGATAGACCTTTGCCTGGATTTTAACAGTCGCGCAAAGTCATCAAAGAAGAAAAAGAAATAA
- a CDS encoding T9SS type A sorting domain-containing protein: MKKRVLFCLACCWLLSLHAGAQSIGPSIIASAGGGGVIGVQSFDFAVGEMTLVNTAIAPNVVLTQGVLQPHPPLTGITSLTASGKTIKVYPNPATDNVIIYPEFETRSLLLISVYDVVGRKLIERSFEHGAGSVKHDVNVASLLPGTYKLVVDVVAKNETTSYGFNIQILK, translated from the coding sequence ATGAAGAAGCGTGTGCTGTTTTGTTTGGCGTGCTGTTGGCTGTTGTCCCTGCATGCCGGCGCACAGTCGATCGGGCCGTCCATCATCGCAAGTGCAGGTGGCGGCGGCGTTATCGGCGTGCAGAGTTTTGATTTTGCCGTGGGCGAAATGACCCTGGTGAATACGGCGATTGCGCCGAATGTTGTACTTACACAAGGGGTGCTGCAACCACATCCACCACTTACCGGCATCACAAGTTTGACGGCCTCTGGTAAAACGATCAAAGTATATCCCAATCCCGCAACGGATAATGTGATCATATACCCGGAGTTTGAAACACGTAGCCTGCTGTTGATATCGGTGTATGATGTCGTGGGCAGGAAGCTAATTGAACGCAGTTTTGAACATGGCGCTGGTAGTGTAAAGCATGATGTCAATGTGGCTTCGCTATTACCTGGAACATACAAGTTGGTTGTAGATGTAGTTGCAAAAAATGAGACGACTTCATACGGATTCAATATTCAAATACTCAAGTAA